The genomic segment ACCGACGAATGCGGAAACTCCTAGCTGACAGCAGGAAATCAGGTGTCTGAATGACGGTTTTTTCCAATGGAAGCCTACATGGTTTCTGCTGCTTCTGTAGTGTATGGTACAGACGCTCATTGTTACGATCGGACAGATTGCAGTAGCCAGTCCGGCTCCGGAAAATCCCAGACCGACCGGGAACATGAATATATAATCAAATATAATGTTAAAGATACTTCCACTGATGGAACCGATCATTGCAATAGAAGGCGCTCCATCATTTCTGGCAAATGCAGTAAATGTATAATTTGACATGAAGAATGGTGTTGCGATCAGAATAATTCTCACATAGTTTCGTCCAAGTCCGATCAGTCCGGCATCTGCACCCAACAAAGCCAATGCTTTGTCCGGAATAAAGATTCCGATCAGCATAAATGGAACTGCAGCCAGTATGCTCCAGGTTACTGACTGTACAAAATAATGTTCTGTATTTTTTCCTTTTGCCCTGCTTATGGCATACCTGGTAGCGGAACCAATCCCGATCATAGCCCCAATCGCATAGATCAGTCCATAAACCGGCAGGATCAAATTGAGAACTGCCAGTCCGTCAGCACCGGAATATACAGATATAAAGAAAGTATCTGCCAGAACATAAACAGAAATCCCGATCATTCCGGCAACACTCTGGGTTACATATCTGGTGAATCTTTTCAGCATA from the Blautia wexlerae DSM 19850 genome contains:
- a CDS encoding MATE family efflux transporter — its product is MLKRFTRYVTQSVAGMIGISVYVLADTFFISVYSGADGLAVLNLILPVYGLIYAIGAMIGIGSATRYAISRAKGKNTEHYFVQSVTWSILAAVPFMLIGIFIPDKALALLGADAGLIGLGRNYVRIILIATPFFMSNYTFTAFARNDGAPSIAMIGSISGSIFNIIFDYIFMFPVGLGFSGAGLATAICPIVTMSVCTIHYRSSRNHVGFHWKKPSFRHLISCCQLGVSAFVGELSSGVIAIVFNFLILGIAGNMGVAAYGVVANLSIVAFAIFNGLAQGAQPLISESYGKGQPTQVRKLLKWSLFVCLAVETLIQLIIWTATDPLISIFNSENNVQLLNYAHTGLRLYFLGFIVAGINIVLVAYFSAVDEPKIAIVGSLLRGIVAIVICAVILAKLFGLNGIWISLLAAETVTFLTILFLAYKDRRKRTE